One genomic segment of Streptomyces sp. NBC_00239 includes these proteins:
- the miaA gene encoding tRNA (adenosine(37)-N6)-dimethylallyltransferase MiaA yields MRSAAPAPRVIAVVGPTAAGKSDLGVALARHFGGEVVNADSMQLYRGMDIGTAKLTMDERGGIPHHLLDIWDVTETASVAEYQRLARAEIDRLLAEGRTPVLVGGSGLYVRGAIDALEFPGTDPEVRARLEEELTLRGPGALHARLAALDPAAGQAILPGNGRRIVRALEVIEITGRPFTANLPGPDSVYDCVQIGVDVARPELDERIALRVDRMWEDGLVDEVRTLEAAGLRDGITASRALGYQQVLTALAGECTEDEARAETVRATKRFARRQDSWFRRDPRVHWLSGAAADRAELPGLAQSLVERAVTA; encoded by the coding sequence GTGAGAAGTGCAGCCCCCGCACCGCGGGTCATCGCCGTCGTCGGTCCCACCGCGGCCGGAAAGTCCGATCTGGGAGTCGCCCTCGCCCGGCATTTCGGGGGCGAGGTCGTCAACGCGGACTCCATGCAGCTCTACCGCGGGATGGACATCGGCACCGCGAAACTGACGATGGACGAGCGCGGTGGCATCCCGCACCACCTCCTCGACATCTGGGACGTCACGGAGACCGCCAGCGTCGCCGAGTACCAGCGCCTCGCCCGCGCCGAGATCGACCGGCTGCTCGCCGAGGGCCGCACCCCCGTCCTGGTGGGCGGCTCCGGCCTTTACGTGCGCGGCGCCATCGACGCGCTGGAGTTCCCCGGCACCGACCCCGAGGTCCGCGCCCGCCTGGAGGAGGAGCTGACGCTGCGGGGCCCCGGCGCCCTGCACGCGCGCCTGGCCGCCCTCGACCCGGCCGCCGGACAGGCCATCCTGCCCGGCAACGGCCGCCGGATCGTCCGCGCCCTGGAGGTCATCGAGATCACCGGCCGCCCCTTCACCGCCAACCTCCCGGGCCCCGACTCCGTCTACGACTGCGTGCAGATCGGCGTGGACGTGGCCCGCCCCGAGCTCGACGAGCGCATCGCCCTGCGCGTGGACCGGATGTGGGAGGACGGGCTCGTCGACGAGGTGCGGACCCTCGAAGCCGCCGGCCTGCGCGACGGAATCACCGCCTCCAGGGCGCTCGGCTACCAGCAGGTGCTGACCGCACTCGCGGGGGAGTGCACCGAGGACGAGGCCCGCGCCGAGACCGTGCGCGCCACCAAGCGGTTCGCCCGCCGGCAGGACTCGTGGTTCCGCCGCGACCCGCGGGTCCACTGGCTCAGCGGCGCCGCCGCGGACCGCGCGGAACTGCCCGGACTCGCGCAGTCGTTGGTCGAACGAGCGGTTACAGCCTGA
- a CDS encoding antitoxin — translation MGLLDNLKAKIAPAKDKVGDLAQQHEGKIGERLDKVAQVVDSKTKGKYSGQIATGTGKAKDALGKIAHKDEPGSGPTAPGSGPAAP, via the coding sequence ATGGGCCTGCTGGACAATCTCAAGGCCAAGATCGCACCGGCCAAGGACAAGGTCGGTGACCTCGCGCAGCAGCACGAGGGAAAGATCGGCGAGCGCCTGGACAAGGTCGCCCAGGTCGTGGATTCCAAGACCAAGGGCAAGTACAGCGGCCAGATTGCGACCGGCACGGGCAAGGCGAAGGACGCGCTGGGCAAGATCGCCCACAAGGACGAGCCGGGCAGTGGCCCCACGGCGCCGGGCAGTGGCCCCGCGGCGCCCTGA
- a CDS encoding class III extradiol dioxygenase subunit B-like domain-containing protein, whose translation MLVAAAVCPCPPLLVPQVAAGAADELAAARTACSDALAVLAASRPDRLVVVGPADPAGEGAHPQGARGSFHGFGVAAEVRLGAPVPGGPAAGRDLPPSLAVAAWLLDHTDWACAPVSGLGVGPALATEDCLAAGRELAGTAGRVALLVMGDGSACRTVKAPGYLDERAAAFDAAAARALGTADTAALAAVDARLGTELQAAGRASWQVLAGAAEGAGLDGRLLYEDAPYGVGYFVAAWS comes from the coding sequence ATGCTCGTAGCCGCTGCCGTATGCCCCTGCCCGCCGCTCCTCGTGCCGCAGGTCGCGGCCGGGGCGGCCGACGAACTCGCCGCGGCGCGCACCGCGTGCTCCGACGCCCTGGCGGTGCTCGCCGCCTCGCGGCCCGACCGGCTGGTCGTGGTCGGGCCCGCGGACCCGGCGGGCGAGGGCGCCCACCCGCAGGGCGCGCGCGGGTCCTTCCACGGCTTCGGCGTGGCCGCCGAGGTCCGGCTGGGCGCCCCGGTACCGGGCGGGCCCGCCGCCGGACGGGACCTGCCCCCTTCGCTGGCCGTCGCCGCCTGGCTGCTCGACCACACCGACTGGGCCTGCGCCCCCGTGTCGGGACTGGGCGTCGGCCCCGCGCTGGCCACCGAGGACTGCCTCGCGGCAGGCCGGGAGCTGGCGGGCACCGCCGGCCGGGTCGCGCTGCTGGTGATGGGTGACGGCAGCGCCTGCCGCACCGTCAAGGCCCCCGGTTATCTGGACGAGCGCGCCGCCGCCTTCGACGCGGCGGCCGCCCGCGCGCTGGGCACCGCCGACACGGCCGCGCTGGCGGCGGTCGACGCACGGCTCGGCACGGAACTGCAGGCCGCCGGACGGGCCTCCTGGCAGGTGCTCGCGGGCGCGGCCGAGGGCGCGGGCCTCGACGGCCGGCTGCTGTACGAGGACGCCCCGTACGGCGTCGGCTACTTCGTCGCCGCCTGGTCCTGA
- the miaB gene encoding tRNA (N6-isopentenyl adenosine(37)-C2)-methylthiotransferase MiaB codes for MKTYEVRTYGCQMNVHDSERLSGLLEDAGYVRAPEGTDEGDADVVVFNTCAVRENADNKLYGNLGRLAPMKTKRPGMQIAVGGCLAQKDRDTIVKRAPWVDVVFGTHNIGKLPVLLERARIQEEAQVEIAESLEAFPSTLPTRRESAYAAWVSISVGCNNTCTFCIVPALRGKEEDRRPGDILAEVEALVAEGVSEITLLGQNVNAYGSDLGDREAFSKLLRACGAIEGLERVRFTSPHPRDFTDDVIAAMAETPNVMPQLHMPLQSGSDPILKAMRRSYRQERFLGIIEKVRAAIPHAAISTDIIVGFPGETEEDFQQTMHTVREARFANAFTFQYSKRPGTPAAEMADQIPKEVVQDRYMRLVALQEEISWEENKKQVGRTLEVMVAEGEGRKDGATHRLSGRAPDNRLVHFTKPAAEVRPGDVVTVEITYAAPHHLLAEGPTTEVRRTRAGDAWEKRNAAPAQPAGVMLGLPAIGVPAPLPAATGGCSVA; via the coding sequence GTGAAGACGTACGAGGTGCGCACCTACGGGTGTCAGATGAATGTGCACGACTCCGAGCGGCTCTCCGGCCTGCTGGAGGACGCCGGCTACGTCCGCGCCCCCGAGGGGACCGACGAGGGCGACGCCGACGTCGTCGTCTTCAACACCTGCGCGGTGCGGGAGAACGCCGACAACAAGCTGTACGGCAACCTCGGCCGTCTCGCCCCGATGAAGACCAAGCGCCCCGGCATGCAGATCGCCGTCGGCGGCTGCCTGGCCCAGAAGGACCGCGACACCATCGTCAAGCGGGCCCCGTGGGTCGACGTGGTCTTCGGCACCCACAACATCGGCAAGCTGCCCGTCCTCCTGGAGCGCGCCCGCATCCAGGAAGAGGCGCAGGTCGAGATCGCCGAGTCGCTGGAGGCCTTCCCCTCCACGCTGCCGACCCGCCGAGAGTCCGCGTACGCCGCCTGGGTCTCGATCTCCGTCGGCTGCAACAACACCTGCACCTTCTGCATCGTCCCGGCGCTGCGCGGCAAGGAAGAGGACCGCCGCCCCGGCGACATCCTCGCCGAGGTCGAGGCCCTGGTCGCCGAGGGCGTCTCCGAGATCACCCTGCTCGGCCAGAACGTCAACGCGTACGGCTCCGACCTGGGCGACCGCGAGGCCTTCAGCAAACTGCTGCGCGCCTGCGGCGCGATCGAGGGGCTGGAGCGGGTCCGCTTCACCTCCCCGCACCCGCGCGACTTCACCGACGACGTCATCGCCGCCATGGCGGAGACCCCGAACGTCATGCCGCAGCTGCACATGCCGCTGCAGTCCGGTTCGGACCCGATCCTGAAGGCGATGCGCCGCTCGTACCGGCAGGAGCGCTTCCTCGGGATCATCGAGAAGGTGCGCGCCGCGATCCCGCACGCCGCCATCTCCACCGACATCATCGTGGGCTTCCCCGGCGAGACCGAGGAGGACTTCCAGCAGACGATGCACACGGTCCGCGAGGCCCGCTTCGCCAACGCCTTCACCTTCCAGTACTCCAAGCGCCCGGGCACCCCGGCCGCCGAGATGGCGGACCAGATCCCCAAGGAAGTCGTCCAGGACCGCTACATGCGCCTGGTCGCCCTCCAGGAGGAGATCTCCTGGGAGGAGAACAAGAAGCAGGTCGGCCGCACCCTGGAGGTCATGGTCGCCGAGGGCGAGGGCCGCAAGGACGGCGCCACCCACCGGCTCTCCGGCCGGGCCCCCGACAACCGCCTCGTCCACTTCACCAAGCCGGCCGCGGAGGTCCGCCCCGGTGACGTGGTGACCGTCGAGATCACCTACGCGGCCCCGCACCACCTGCTCGCCGAGGGTCCCACGACCGAGGTGCGCCGCACCCGCGCCGGCGACGCCTGGGAGAAGCGCAACGCCGCCCCCGCGCAGCCCGCCGGCGTGATGCTCGGCCTGCCGGCCATCGGCGTGCCCGCGCCGCTGCCCGCGGCCACCGGCGGCTGCTCCGTCGCCTGA
- a CDS encoding TAXI family TRAP transporter solute-binding subunit, producing MPVAIPRIRISRRRALAGAAAGFAVVGLLLWWLLPLGKAEPEGPLTFSTGARSGVYQRYGKLLQQALARDLPKVDVKLLASEGSQQNLERVATGRADFTIATADAVSKYRMDDRPGADRLRGCARLYDDYVQLVVPADSRVESVRDLRGMRVAIGQPGSGVRLIAERLLKAAKLDPETDVTPVAIGIDQMPAQLEAGRIDAFIWSGGLPTNAVKALSERTEIRLVQLGDLIKELQRSGTPARYYRSAVISPDTYKWARSNDDVTTLAVPNLLVTTDRTDPDLTEGLTRTVIGSRDRIGHAVHAAQLVDLRTAIYTDPLELHEGAARYYRSAKP from the coding sequence ATGCCCGTCGCAATCCCCCGGATCCGGATCAGCAGGCGTCGTGCCCTGGCGGGTGCGGCGGCCGGCTTCGCCGTGGTCGGCCTGCTGCTCTGGTGGCTGCTGCCGCTGGGCAAGGCGGAACCGGAAGGTCCGCTGACGTTCAGCACGGGCGCCCGCTCGGGGGTCTACCAGCGGTACGGCAAGCTGCTGCAGCAGGCGCTGGCCCGGGATCTTCCGAAGGTCGACGTCAAGCTCCTGGCCAGCGAGGGCTCCCAGCAGAACCTGGAGCGGGTGGCCACCGGCCGGGCGGACTTCACCATCGCCACGGCGGACGCGGTCTCCAAGTACCGGATGGACGACCGGCCGGGCGCGGACCGGCTCCGCGGCTGCGCGCGGCTGTACGACGACTACGTACAGCTGGTGGTGCCGGCGGACTCGCGGGTGGAGTCGGTACGGGACCTGCGCGGCATGCGGGTCGCGATCGGGCAGCCGGGGTCGGGGGTTCGGCTGATCGCGGAGCGGCTGCTGAAGGCGGCGAAGCTGGATCCGGAGACGGACGTCACACCGGTGGCGATCGGCATCGACCAGATGCCGGCGCAGCTGGAGGCGGGGCGGATCGACGCGTTCATATGGTCGGGCGGGCTGCCGACGAACGCGGTGAAGGCACTGTCGGAACGGACCGAGATCCGGCTGGTGCAGCTGGGCGATCTGATCAAGGAACTGCAGCGGAGCGGGACGCCGGCGCGGTACTACCGCAGCGCGGTGATCTCGCCGGACACGTACAAGTGGGCGCGGAGCAACGACGACGTCACCACGCTGGCCGTGCCGAACCTGCTGGTCACGACCGACCGTACGGATCCGGACCTCACGGAGGGCCTGACCCGTACGGTGATCGGCAGTCGGGACCGGATCGGGCACGCGGTGCACGCGGCGCAGCTGGTGGACCTGCGGACGGCGATCTACACGGATCCGCTGGAGCTGCACGAGGGCGCGGCCCGGTACTACCGCTCGGCCAAGCCGTAA
- a CDS encoding ROK family protein gives MDIGGTKIAGALVHPDGTMTAATRRPTPRGTDPEAVMAAVAEVVADLARDPLWPEVRRCGIGSAGPVDAARGTVSPVNIGAWRDFPVLARTAAELARHGADVPAVLVGDGVAMTAAEHWLGAARGRANALCMVVSTGVGGGLILNDRLHPGPTGNAGHIGHISVAFDGEPCACGGRGCVESIASGTAIARWAAEQGWTGPDPSAAGVAEAARAGDPVAVAAFDRAGRALAAAIAATATLVETDIAVIGGGVATAGDTLFAPLRRHLASYATLSFVQGLEVVPAVLGTSAGLIGAAAAAAELLAGPDRTP, from the coding sequence GTGGACATCGGCGGTACGAAGATCGCCGGGGCGCTGGTGCACCCGGACGGGACGATGACCGCCGCGACCCGCCGCCCCACGCCGCGCGGCACGGACCCGGAGGCGGTGATGGCGGCCGTGGCCGAGGTCGTGGCCGACCTCGCCCGGGATCCCCTGTGGCCCGAGGTCCGGCGGTGCGGCATCGGCAGCGCGGGCCCCGTGGACGCCGCCCGCGGCACCGTCAGCCCGGTCAACATCGGCGCCTGGCGCGACTTCCCGGTGCTCGCCCGGACCGCCGCCGAACTGGCCCGGCACGGCGCGGACGTCCCCGCCGTCCTGGTCGGCGACGGAGTGGCCATGACCGCCGCCGAGCACTGGCTGGGCGCCGCCCGCGGCCGCGCCAACGCCCTGTGCATGGTCGTCTCCACCGGCGTCGGCGGCGGCCTGATCCTCAACGACCGCCTGCACCCGGGCCCCACCGGCAACGCGGGCCACATCGGTCACATCTCGGTGGCCTTCGACGGTGAGCCCTGCGCCTGCGGCGGCCGCGGCTGCGTGGAATCCATCGCCTCGGGAACGGCGATCGCCCGCTGGGCCGCCGAACAGGGCTGGACCGGACCCGACCCGAGCGCCGCCGGCGTGGCCGAGGCCGCCCGCGCCGGCGACCCGGTCGCCGTGGCGGCCTTCGACCGCGCGGGCCGCGCCCTCGCGGCGGCGATCGCGGCCACCGCGACCCTGGTCGAGACGGACATCGCGGTGATCGGGGGCGGCGTCGCCACCGCGGGCGACACCCTCTTCGCCCCGCTGCGCCGCCACCTCGCCTCGTACGCGACCCTGTCCTTCGTCCAGGGGCTCGAAGTGGTCCCGGCGGTCCTCGGCACCTCCGCAGGCCTCATCGGAGCGGCCGCCGCGGCAGCCGAACTCCTCGCCGGCCCCGACCGCACGCCGTGA
- a CDS encoding sensor histidine kinase codes for MRTRLLPLLVVLMAGVLIAFGFPLAVSLAAARQQEVVVDRIDDTARFAALAQFVSDAAASGAVGADERRATLQFELARYHDLYGIRAGVFTRTDASMARAPGWWSLPEEGQGRRAFEEALAGRRSHDPPQVWPWQRSWLVVASPVVLDGDVVAVVVTESPTGPMRSRILRSWLIVVAGLAAAMLLAFGAALRLTSWVLRPVRILDAATHDIATGRLNSRVAASGGPPELQRLALSFNDMADNVEEVLEQQRAFVADASHQLRNPLSALLLRIELLALELPEGNEEIASVRTEGKRLAQVLDDLLDLALAEHAAVESTLVDIRALAAERATAWRPYAEEKGVRLTEDGEAVVTGWADPIALSSALDAVIDNALKFTPAGEEVTVTTTAGSDFAAVVVADRGPGLTGEELDRVGDRFWRSGRHQNIKGSGLGLSISRALLAKSGGFLSYADNPPHGLRVTVAVPRREGAPGRP; via the coding sequence GTGCGCACCCGCCTGCTCCCCCTGCTCGTCGTCCTCATGGCGGGCGTCCTGATCGCCTTCGGCTTCCCGCTCGCCGTCAGCCTCGCCGCCGCCCGCCAGCAGGAGGTCGTCGTCGACCGGATCGACGACACCGCCCGCTTCGCGGCCCTCGCCCAGTTCGTCAGCGACGCGGCCGCCAGTGGGGCGGTGGGCGCCGACGAGCGCCGCGCCACCCTCCAGTTCGAACTCGCGCGCTACCACGACCTGTACGGCATCCGGGCGGGCGTCTTCACCCGCACGGACGCGTCCATGGCCCGCGCCCCCGGCTGGTGGAGCCTGCCCGAGGAGGGCCAGGGCCGCCGCGCGTTCGAGGAGGCGCTCGCCGGCCGCCGCAGCCACGACCCGCCGCAGGTCTGGCCCTGGCAGCGGTCCTGGCTGGTCGTCGCGTCGCCGGTGGTCCTGGACGGTGACGTGGTCGCCGTCGTGGTCACCGAGTCGCCCACGGGCCCGATGCGTTCGCGGATCCTGCGCAGCTGGCTGATCGTGGTGGCCGGGCTCGCCGCCGCGATGCTGCTGGCGTTCGGCGCGGCCCTGCGGCTCACCAGCTGGGTGCTGAGGCCCGTACGGATCCTCGACGCGGCCACCCACGACATCGCGACCGGACGGCTGAACTCCCGGGTCGCGGCCTCCGGCGGGCCGCCGGAACTCCAGCGGCTGGCCCTCTCCTTCAACGACATGGCCGACAACGTCGAAGAGGTCCTGGAGCAGCAGCGGGCCTTCGTGGCCGACGCCTCGCACCAGCTGCGCAACCCGCTGAGCGCGCTGCTCCTGCGGATCGAACTGCTCGCCCTGGAGCTCCCGGAGGGCAACGAGGAGATCGCCTCGGTGCGCACCGAGGGCAAGCGGCTCGCGCAGGTGCTCGACGACCTGCTGGACCTGGCGCTCGCCGAACACGCCGCCGTCGAGAGCACCCTCGTGGACATCCGCGCGCTCGCCGCGGAACGGGCCACCGCCTGGCGGCCGTACGCGGAGGAGAAGGGCGTCCGCCTGACCGAGGACGGCGAGGCCGTCGTCACCGGCTGGGCCGACCCCATCGCGCTGTCCAGCGCCCTGGACGCCGTCATCGACAACGCGCTGAAGTTCACTCCGGCGGGCGAGGAGGTCACCGTCACCACCACCGCCGGGTCCGACTTCGCCGCCGTGGTGGTGGCCGACCGCGGCCCCGGCCTGACCGGCGAGGAACTCGACCGCGTCGGCGACCGTTTCTGGCGCAGCGGCCGCCACCAGAACATCAAGGGCTCCGGCCTCGGCCTGTCGATCTCCCGCGCCCTGCTCGCCAAGAGCGGCGGCTTCCTGTCCTACGCGGACAACCCCCCGCACGGCCTGCGCGTCACCGTCGCCGTCCCGCGGCGCGAGGGCGCACCCGGACGCCCGTAG